A stretch of Candidatus Methylacidithermus pantelleriae DNA encodes these proteins:
- a CDS encoding nicotinamidase, with amino-acid sequence MEETIGPGDALVVVDVQKDFLPGGRLAVPGGDAIIPVLNRYIELFHRKGLPVIATRDWHPPNHCSFKEEGGPWPSHCVAGTEGARFPESLRLPESVCIISKATRKDCEAYSGFEGTSLEEELRALGVRRLFVGGLATEYCVARTVLDGLERGFEVVVLTDAVRSLDAHPGDGEKALKQMQARGASLWPGKDKATREG; translated from the coding sequence ATGGAGGAGACGATCGGTCCAGGCGATGCATTGGTCGTTGTTGACGTGCAGAAGGATTTTCTGCCCGGAGGTCGTCTTGCTGTTCCGGGAGGAGACGCGATTATACCGGTTCTTAACCGGTATATAGAACTTTTTCATCGCAAGGGCCTGCCAGTCATTGCTACGCGAGATTGGCACCCACCGAACCATTGTTCCTTTAAGGAGGAGGGAGGTCCATGGCCATCCCATTGCGTAGCGGGAACCGAAGGGGCCAGGTTCCCGGAGAGTCTTCGTTTGCCCGAGTCCGTTTGCATCATTTCCAAAGCGACCCGGAAGGATTGCGAGGCATACTCGGGTTTTGAAGGAACATCTCTGGAGGAGGAGCTTCGAGCCCTGGGGGTCCGGCGTCTTTTCGTAGGAGGGTTGGCTACGGAATATTGCGTGGCACGGACGGTTTTGGATGGGTTAGAGCGAGGGTTCGAGGTTGTGGTCCTAACCGATGCGGTGCGTTCGCTGGACGCGCATCCTGGGGACGGAGAGAAGGCTTTGAAGCAAATGCAGGCCCGAGGAGCTTCCCTTTGGCCCGGCAAGGACAAAGCGACTAGAGAAGGTTAG
- the htpX gene encoding protease HtpX: MKRLFLLGLTNLAVIVLLTLVVSLLGLDQRLGFDPKSLMVFALVLGFSGSLFSLFISKWMAKMAYQIRVIEEPRNASERWLVETVREQARRAGIGMPEVGVYESPEVNAFATGASRNHALVAVSTGLLEQLSPREAEGVLAHEITHISNGDMVTMALLQGVLNTFVIFVSWVIGFLFDRLLTRRDDREDWGFGGIGLGFYVGRFLSEMCLGLLATLIVMWYSRQREFRADAGSARIWGKDAILSALRHLKAIMEHEPILDNRAPSLSAFKINGHSGGGLVALLASHPPLEERIAALERLQI; the protein is encoded by the coding sequence ATCAAGCGACTCTTTTTACTAGGGCTTACCAACCTTGCCGTCATAGTTCTTTTGACCCTTGTGGTTAGCCTTCTGGGGCTGGATCAGAGGCTTGGCTTTGATCCGAAGTCCCTCATGGTCTTCGCGCTGGTTCTGGGATTTTCTGGAAGTCTTTTCTCGCTCTTCATCTCCAAGTGGATGGCCAAGATGGCCTACCAGATCCGGGTGATTGAAGAACCCAGAAACGCGAGCGAGCGGTGGCTCGTTGAAACGGTGCGGGAACAAGCCCGTCGAGCAGGCATAGGCATGCCGGAGGTGGGTGTTTACGAAAGCCCTGAAGTCAACGCCTTTGCCACCGGCGCCTCAAGAAACCATGCGCTTGTGGCCGTTAGCACTGGCCTTCTGGAGCAGCTAAGTCCCCGGGAGGCTGAAGGGGTACTGGCGCACGAGATCACCCACATTAGCAATGGAGACATGGTGACCATGGCTCTACTCCAAGGAGTGCTTAACACCTTTGTCATCTTTGTCTCCTGGGTAATTGGATTTCTCTTTGATCGGCTGCTTACTCGCCGGGATGATCGGGAAGATTGGGGTTTTGGTGGAATTGGTCTGGGCTTTTATGTGGGGCGCTTTCTTTCGGAAATGTGCCTGGGACTTCTTGCTACCCTGATCGTCATGTGGTACTCCCGCCAGAGAGAATTCCGGGCCGATGCCGGGAGCGCTCGGATTTGGGGGAAAGACGCGATTCTCTCGGCGCTGCGGCATCTCAAGGCCATTATGGAGCATGAACCCATTCTCGATAACCGTGCGCCTTCGCTATCGGCTTTCAAGATCAACGGGCACAGCGGCGGCGGTCTCGTGGCGTTGCTCGCGAGCCATCCACCGTTAGAGGAACGGATTGCAGCTCTGGAACGCCTCCAGATCTAG